In one window of Tripterygium wilfordii isolate XIE 37 chromosome 1, ASM1340144v1, whole genome shotgun sequence DNA:
- the LOC120002726 gene encoding WEB family protein At2g40480-like isoform X2, with translation MAETQDLVVCDYPVPGTPGIREMRTENEMRSESLGSGGSNPGSGIRRVSMRAEIDTSPPFGSVKEAVTRFGGSGSWMPYKDIEQIDIKKVEEQAAELEKDLIVKELETLDVLEELGTIKKIVEEFKRQLQNEALIRCMTSPSYAHISSPSYGYNPSSSPDLILMELKQAKLNIGKTMTGLGVIQTSVESLNNKMKKEKLLLEKTCQILTSKFAGARSFDEANVGAKTAQLRLIAARKMEEAAKAAEAVAIAEMKALSVDGNDKFSGFVLPEPEHKPEQPKNRVWPQRRSDTNSMTKVAILKKMKEATEEVKHSKQALEEVLQKVETANRKQFAAEEALRKWIHQHDYDTMPVSYGIENGVNDDSKQVSRTTVSMRDVLRKKQVLPEEYVQEEGPPERQRVALSQMLQELKEDLTFHPKPEKDIGVDINPKQLFGQRRKFGFIHISLPILAKQSRKKMHS, from the exons ATGGCAGAGACTCAAGACTTAGTGGTTTGTGATTATCCAGTACCGGGTACACCCGGTATCCGGGAAATGAGGACTGAGAATGAGATGCGATCCGAAAGTCTTGGGTCGGGTGGCAGTAATCCAGGTTCCGGGATTAGGAGGGTGAGCATGAGAGCTGAGATTGATACCTCGCCGCCATTCGGGTCGGTGAAGGAAGCTGTGACCCGTTTTGGTGGCAGCGGGTCCTGGATGCCCTACAAG GACATAGAACAAATAGATATAAAGAAAGTGGAGGAGCAAGCAGCAGAGTTGGAGAAAGATCTGATCGTCAAAGAACTTGAAACACTCGATGTTCTTGAAGAGCTAGGAACCATAAAAAAGATTGTAGAAGAGTTCAAGCGTCAACTACAAAACGAAGCATTGATCAGATGCATGACAAGTCCTAGTTACGCTCACATTTCGAGTCCTAGCTATGGTTACAACCCTTCCTCTTCTCCTGATTTGATTCTAATGGAGCTGAAGCAAGCCAAATTGAATATCGGTAAAACCATGACCGGTCTCGGTGTGATCCAAACTTCTGTTGAATCTTTGAAtaacaaaatgaagaaagagaaattGTTGCTTGAGAAAACCTGCCAGATTCTTACTTCAAAATTTGCAGGGGCACGGTCTTTTGACGAAGCCAACGTCGGCGCAAAAACAGCTCAATTGAGGTTGATTGCAGCTCGAAAGATGGAGGAAGCAGCCAAGGCAGCAGAAGCAGTTGCTATAGCAGAAATGAAGGCTCTATCCGTCGACGGCAATGACAAGTTTTCTGGGTTTGTCCTGCCAGAGCCAGAGCACAAACCAGAGCAACCCAAGAACAGAGTTTGGCCACAGAGACGAAGTGACACTAATAGTATGACTAAAGTGGCTattctgaagaagatgaaggaagcGACAGAAGAAGTCAAGCATAGCAAACAAGCCCTTGAGGAGGTTCTACAGAAAGTAGAAACTGCAAACCGAAAACAATTCGCGGCCGAAGAGGCTCTTCGAAAATGGATTCATCAGCATGATTATGACACAATGCCTGTCAGTTATGGCATTGAGAATGGTGTTAATGATGATTCGAAGCAGGTTTCGAGGACAACAGTGTCAATGCGGGATGTGCTGAGGAAGAAGCAAGTACTGCCTGAAGAATATGTACAAGAAGAAGGTCCTCCAGAGAGACAAAGAGTGGCTTTGAGTCAAATGCTTCAGGAGCTTAAAGAAGACCTCACATTTCACCCAAAACCAGAGAAAGACATTGGAGTTGAtattaatccaaagcaattgttTGGACAAAGGAGAAAGTTTGGGTTCATCCACATTTCTCTTCCAATATTGGCTAAACAAAGTAGAAAGAAAATGCATTCTTGA
- the LOC120002726 gene encoding WEB family protein At2g40480-like isoform X3, giving the protein MAETQDLVVCDYPVPGTPGIREMRTENEMRSESLGSGGSNPGSGIRRVSMRAEIDTSPPFGSVKEAVTRFGGSGSWMPYKQDIEQIDIKKVEEQAAELEKDLIVKELETLDVLEELGTIKKIVEEFKRQLQNEALIRCMTSPSYAHISSPSYGYNPSSSPDLILMELKQAKLNIGARSFDEANVGAKTAQLRLIAARKMEEAAKAAEAVAIAEMKALSVDGNDKFSGFVLPEPEHKPEQPKNRVWPQRRSDTNSMTKVAILKKMKEATEEVKHSKQALEEVLQKVETANRKQFAAEEALRKWIHQHDYDTMPVSYGIENGVNDDSKQVSRTTVSMRDVLRKKQVLPEEYVQEEGPPERQRVALSQMLQELKEDLTFHPKPEKDIGVDINPKQLFGQRRKFGFIHISLPILAKQSRKKMHS; this is encoded by the exons ATGGCAGAGACTCAAGACTTAGTGGTTTGTGATTATCCAGTACCGGGTACACCCGGTATCCGGGAAATGAGGACTGAGAATGAGATGCGATCCGAAAGTCTTGGGTCGGGTGGCAGTAATCCAGGTTCCGGGATTAGGAGGGTGAGCATGAGAGCTGAGATTGATACCTCGCCGCCATTCGGGTCGGTGAAGGAAGCTGTGACCCGTTTTGGTGGCAGCGGGTCCTGGATGCCCTACAAG CAGGACATAGAACAAATAGATATAAAGAAAGTGGAGGAGCAAGCAGCAGAGTTGGAGAAAGATCTGATCGTCAAAGAACTTGAAACACTCGATGTTCTTGAAGAGCTAGGAACCATAAAAAAGATTGTAGAAGAGTTCAAGCGTCAACTACAAAACGAAGCATTGATCAGATGCATGACAAGTCCTAGTTACGCTCACATTTCGAGTCCTAGCTATGGTTACAACCCTTCCTCTTCTCCTGATTTGATTCTAATGGAGCTGAAGCAAGCCAAATTGAATATCG GGGCACGGTCTTTTGACGAAGCCAACGTCGGCGCAAAAACAGCTCAATTGAGGTTGATTGCAGCTCGAAAGATGGAGGAAGCAGCCAAGGCAGCAGAAGCAGTTGCTATAGCAGAAATGAAGGCTCTATCCGTCGACGGCAATGACAAGTTTTCTGGGTTTGTCCTGCCAGAGCCAGAGCACAAACCAGAGCAACCCAAGAACAGAGTTTGGCCACAGAGACGAAGTGACACTAATAGTATGACTAAAGTGGCTattctgaagaagatgaaggaagcGACAGAAGAAGTCAAGCATAGCAAACAAGCCCTTGAGGAGGTTCTACAGAAAGTAGAAACTGCAAACCGAAAACAATTCGCGGCCGAAGAGGCTCTTCGAAAATGGATTCATCAGCATGATTATGACACAATGCCTGTCAGTTATGGCATTGAGAATGGTGTTAATGATGATTCGAAGCAGGTTTCGAGGACAACAGTGTCAATGCGGGATGTGCTGAGGAAGAAGCAAGTACTGCCTGAAGAATATGTACAAGAAGAAGGTCCTCCAGAGAGACAAAGAGTGGCTTTGAGTCAAATGCTTCAGGAGCTTAAAGAAGACCTCACATTTCACCCAAAACCAGAGAAAGACATTGGAGTTGAtattaatccaaagcaattgttTGGACAAAGGAGAAAGTTTGGGTTCATCCACATTTCTCTTCCAATATTGGCTAAACAAAGTAGAAAGAAAATGCATTCTTGA
- the LOC120002726 gene encoding WEB family protein At2g40480-like isoform X1, whose product MAETQDLVVCDYPVPGTPGIREMRTENEMRSESLGSGGSNPGSGIRRVSMRAEIDTSPPFGSVKEAVTRFGGSGSWMPYKQDIEQIDIKKVEEQAAELEKDLIVKELETLDVLEELGTIKKIVEEFKRQLQNEALIRCMTSPSYAHISSPSYGYNPSSSPDLILMELKQAKLNIGKTMTGLGVIQTSVESLNNKMKKEKLLLEKTCQILTSKFAGARSFDEANVGAKTAQLRLIAARKMEEAAKAAEAVAIAEMKALSVDGNDKFSGFVLPEPEHKPEQPKNRVWPQRRSDTNSMTKVAILKKMKEATEEVKHSKQALEEVLQKVETANRKQFAAEEALRKWIHQHDYDTMPVSYGIENGVNDDSKQVSRTTVSMRDVLRKKQVLPEEYVQEEGPPERQRVALSQMLQELKEDLTFHPKPEKDIGVDINPKQLFGQRRKFGFIHISLPILAKQSRKKMHS is encoded by the exons ATGGCAGAGACTCAAGACTTAGTGGTTTGTGATTATCCAGTACCGGGTACACCCGGTATCCGGGAAATGAGGACTGAGAATGAGATGCGATCCGAAAGTCTTGGGTCGGGTGGCAGTAATCCAGGTTCCGGGATTAGGAGGGTGAGCATGAGAGCTGAGATTGATACCTCGCCGCCATTCGGGTCGGTGAAGGAAGCTGTGACCCGTTTTGGTGGCAGCGGGTCCTGGATGCCCTACAAG CAGGACATAGAACAAATAGATATAAAGAAAGTGGAGGAGCAAGCAGCAGAGTTGGAGAAAGATCTGATCGTCAAAGAACTTGAAACACTCGATGTTCTTGAAGAGCTAGGAACCATAAAAAAGATTGTAGAAGAGTTCAAGCGTCAACTACAAAACGAAGCATTGATCAGATGCATGACAAGTCCTAGTTACGCTCACATTTCGAGTCCTAGCTATGGTTACAACCCTTCCTCTTCTCCTGATTTGATTCTAATGGAGCTGAAGCAAGCCAAATTGAATATCGGTAAAACCATGACCGGTCTCGGTGTGATCCAAACTTCTGTTGAATCTTTGAAtaacaaaatgaagaaagagaaattGTTGCTTGAGAAAACCTGCCAGATTCTTACTTCAAAATTTGCAGGGGCACGGTCTTTTGACGAAGCCAACGTCGGCGCAAAAACAGCTCAATTGAGGTTGATTGCAGCTCGAAAGATGGAGGAAGCAGCCAAGGCAGCAGAAGCAGTTGCTATAGCAGAAATGAAGGCTCTATCCGTCGACGGCAATGACAAGTTTTCTGGGTTTGTCCTGCCAGAGCCAGAGCACAAACCAGAGCAACCCAAGAACAGAGTTTGGCCACAGAGACGAAGTGACACTAATAGTATGACTAAAGTGGCTattctgaagaagatgaaggaagcGACAGAAGAAGTCAAGCATAGCAAACAAGCCCTTGAGGAGGTTCTACAGAAAGTAGAAACTGCAAACCGAAAACAATTCGCGGCCGAAGAGGCTCTTCGAAAATGGATTCATCAGCATGATTATGACACAATGCCTGTCAGTTATGGCATTGAGAATGGTGTTAATGATGATTCGAAGCAGGTTTCGAGGACAACAGTGTCAATGCGGGATGTGCTGAGGAAGAAGCAAGTACTGCCTGAAGAATATGTACAAGAAGAAGGTCCTCCAGAGAGACAAAGAGTGGCTTTGAGTCAAATGCTTCAGGAGCTTAAAGAAGACCTCACATTTCACCCAAAACCAGAGAAAGACATTGGAGTTGAtattaatccaaagcaattgttTGGACAAAGGAGAAAGTTTGGGTTCATCCACATTTCTCTTCCAATATTGGCTAAACAAAGTAGAAAGAAAATGCATTCTTGA